The following are encoded together in the Equus quagga isolate Etosha38 chromosome 15, UCLA_HA_Equagga_1.0, whole genome shotgun sequence genome:
- the ABHD16A gene encoding phosphatidylserine lipase ABHD16A isoform X2 has translation MLGHCYCCWQAWPASEALAAGPTPSTGSSSPSWRQHIGTSLQKTRGSSPTTTLTSGAGQSTSTGKNPAADPTILRTSDVQLAAPDPILPCIFPFLRKESRGGPSRRGVALLRPEPLHRGTADTLLNRVKKLPCQITSYLVAHTLGRRMLYPGSVYLLQKALMPVLLQGQARLVEECNGRRAKLLACDGNEIDTMFVDRRGTAEPQGQKLVICCEGNAGFYEVGCVSTPLEAGYSVLGWNHPGFAGSTGVPFPQNEANAMDVVVQFAIHRLGFQPQDIIIYAWSIGGFTATWAAMSYPDISAVILDASFDDLVPLALKVMPDSWRGLVTRTVRQHLNLNNAEQLCRYQGPVLLIRRTKDEIITTTVPEDIMSNRGNDLLLKLLQHRYPRVMADEGLRVVRQWLEASSQLEEASIYSRWEVEEDWCLSVLRSYQAEHGPDFPWSVGEDMSADGRRQLALFLAQKHLQNFEASHCTPFPAQNFQMPWHL, from the exons GCATTGGCCGCTGGACCAACCCCCAGTACCGGCAGTTCATCACCATCTTGGAGGCAACACATAGGAACCAGTCTGCAGAAAACAAG AGGCAGCTCGCCAACTACAACTTTGACTTCAGGAGCTGGCCAGTCGACTTCCACTGGGAAGAACCCAGCAGCCG ACCCCACCATCCTCCGGACCTCAGATGTCCAGCTTGCTGCTCCTGACCCCATCCTCCCCTGCATCTTTCCATTCCTCAGGAAGGAGTCCCGAGGGGGCCCTTCCCGCCGGGGTGTGGCCTTGCTTCGCCCAGAGCCCCTGCACCGGGGGACAGCAGACACCCTCCTCAACCGAGTCAAGAAGCTGCCTTGTCAGATCACCAG CTACCTGGTGGCGCACACCCTGGGGCGCCGGATGTTGTATCCGGGCTCTGTGTACCTGCTCCAGAAGGCCCTCATGCCTGTGCTGCTGCAGGGCCAGGCCCGGCTGGTGGAAGAG TGTAACGGGCGCCGGGCAAAGCTGCTGGCCTGTGATGGCAACGAGATTGACACCATGTTTGTGGACCGGCGGGGGACCGCTGAGCCCCAGGGACAGAAGCTG GTCATCTGCTGTGAGGGGAACGCGGGCTTCTATGAGGTGGGCTGTGTCTCCACGCCTCTGGAAG CTGGATATTCAGTCCTGGGCTGGAATCATCCAGGCTTTGCTGGAAGCACG GGTGTGCCGTTCCCACAGAATGAGGCCAATGCCATGGATGTGGTGGTCCAGTTTGCCATCCACCGCCTGGGCTTCCAGCCCCAGGACATCATCATCTATGCCTGGTCCATCGGTGGCTTCACTG CCACGTGGGCAGCCATGTCCTACCCAGACATTAGTGCCGTGATCCTGGATGCCTCCTTTGACGACCTGGTGCCCTTGGCCTTGAAGGTCATGCCAGACAGCTGGA GGGGCCTGGTGACCAGGACCGTGAGGCAGCATCTCAATCTAAACAACGCAGAGCAGCTGTGCAG GTACCAGGGCCCTGTGCTGCTGATCCGAAGAACCAAGGATGAAATCATCACCACCAC GGTTCCTGAGGACATCATGTCCAACCGAGGCAATGACCTCCTGCTGAAGCTTCTGCAGCATCG GTATCCTCGTGTGATGGCAGATGAGGGTCTTCGAGTGGTGAGGCAGTGGCTGGAGGCCTCCTCACAGCTGGAGGAAG CTTCAATTTACAGCCGAtgggaagtggaggaggattggtgtcTGTCTGTCCTCCGCTCCTACCAGGCAGAACATGGGCCTGACTTCCCCTGGAGTGTGG GGGAGGACATGAGTGCAGATGGAAGGCGGCAGCTGGCTTTGTTTCTG GCTCAGAAGCATCTGCAGAACTTTGAGGCCTCACACTGCACCCCATTCCCAGCCCAGAACTTCCAGATGCCCTGGCACCTCTAG
- the LY6G5C gene encoding lymphocyte antigen 6 complex locus protein G5c, whose product MHFMAGSAGSRSLGPLGLHSIPQALYMVLLIVSVMKSLVFGKFDLVNQEPPHPVQYPKYLCCYRCLLETKELGCLLGSDICLVPPGSSCMTLFIKNGSGSDIMVSDCRRKEQLSDCSYTHSSPVFGFWIYSQCCFLDFCNNPQNRVF is encoded by the exons ATGCATTTTATGGCAGGCTCTGCAGGTAGCCGGAGTCTTGGGCCCCTGGGCCTCCACAGCATCCCCCAAGCCCTGTACATGGTCCTTTTAATAGTGTCGGTCATGAAGAGCTTGGTGTTTG GTAAATTTGATCTTGTCAATCAAGAACCCCCTCATCCAGTTCAGTACCCCAAATACCTGTGCTGCTATCGATGCCTCTTGGAGACCAAGGAGTTGGGGTGCCTTCTGGGATCTGACATCTGCCTCGTCCCGCCTGGCAGCAGCTGCATGACTCTCTTCATAAAGAATG GCAGTGGTTCTGACATCATGGTGAGTGACTGTCGCCGCAAGGAGCAGCTGAGTGATTGCTCATATACCCACTCTTCTCCGGTGTTTGGCTTCTGGATATACTCTCAATGCTGTTTCCTGGATTTCTGCAATAACCCACAGAACAGAGTGTTCTAA